Proteins encoded together in one Paracidovorax wautersii window:
- a CDS encoding LysE family transporter, with amino-acid sequence MDYLPQLATLCAIILLACASPGPDFVAVTSQALHDRRAGIFVGLGIACAVTLWATLAILGFGLLIQEMFWLYEAIRWAGAAYLTYLGARMLWGALRAPAADGATHGAAATASLAGAWRRGFVVGLTNPKTATFFATLFVTLLPVGAPAWVYGAVVGLVGAITALWLGLLAAFFSVGRVRAAYARLRRPVDALMGAALVCLGVRMATQR; translated from the coding sequence CTGCTGGCGTGCGCCAGTCCAGGGCCGGACTTCGTCGCCGTCACCTCGCAGGCATTGCACGACCGCCGAGCCGGCATCTTTGTGGGCCTGGGCATCGCCTGCGCGGTGACGCTGTGGGCCACGCTGGCCATCCTGGGCTTCGGCCTGCTGATCCAGGAAATGTTCTGGCTGTACGAGGCCATCCGCTGGGCCGGTGCGGCCTACCTCACCTACCTGGGCGCCCGCATGCTCTGGGGCGCACTGCGGGCCCCCGCAGCCGATGGCGCCACGCATGGGGCCGCCGCCACGGCGAGCCTCGCGGGCGCCTGGCGCCGAGGCTTCGTGGTGGGACTGACCAACCCCAAGACGGCCACCTTCTTCGCCACGCTCTTCGTCACGCTGCTGCCCGTGGGGGCGCCCGCCTGGGTGTATGGCGCGGTCGTCGGGCTGGTGGGCGCCATCACCGCGCTGTGGCTCGGCCTGCTGGCGGCGTTCTTCTCGGTCGGGCGCGTGCGCGCGGCCTACGCCCGCCTGCGCCGCCCTGTGGACGCATTGATGGGCGCCGCCCTGGTCTGCCTGGGGG